The sequence CGTGAAACATTGAAAAAGTTGATGGATGAGGCGGATAGTAAAAAGCAGCAATATTTAGCTCAGATACAAAAGCTCACTCAGGAGAAAGAAAACCTAAGGAATCTCCTAAAGAAAATCATAGAAGAGGAAAAGAGAAGGCAGGCTGAGCAAAGAAAAAGGAAAGCCCAAAAAGCTCAAAAAATAAACCCTAAACTGGTTGTAAAGGAGTTTAAGGCCCTAAGGGGCAGAGTTGCACTCCCTGTTTCTGGTAGGGTAGTGTCAACATTTGGCAAAAAGTACGATCCGCTTTTTAAAGTTTATACAAGAAACGACGGCATTGACATAAAATCAAAAAAGGATTCCTGCGTTAGGTCTATAGCGTATGGTAAAGTGGGCTTTGCAGGCAATCTGCCAGGATACGGCGGTGTTGTCATAATAAATCACCTAAATGGCTATTACACGGTTTATGGCGGTATAAAAAGTAAAGTAGGCGTTGGCAGCATAGTAAAATCCCGCCAATGTATTGGAAAATTAGAAAAGAATAAGCTACACTTTGAGATAAGGAGGCATTCAACGCCGTTAAATCCTCTAAATTTTTTGGATAGGAGGTTCTTGAAATGAGAAGGCTTTTGGCCGCTTTTTTGTTGATTTTTTTGCTTAGCAATGTGAGCTTTGCAAGCCCGAATGAGTATGAAAAACTCAAGATATTCGCAAAGGTTATGGCCATTATAGAGAACAACTATGTGGATAATGTAAGCCAGACAAAGCTTATAGATGATGCGATAAAGGGAATGGTTAACTCTTTGGATCCGCATTCGTCTTATATGACAAAAGAGGAGTATAAGGAGCTTAAAATAACA comes from Hippea maritima DSM 10411 and encodes:
- a CDS encoding murein hydrolase activator EnvC family protein — its product is MRRFSLLVFVLLLSLSLNGFSANKKTIEQKLQTIDKTIMKKKSDYNKLRQQYAKLLNDVKSTDALITSLKTKIKKAKRDLNLLNRKIANLKKEIGKVSKNVEEQKEELSLELKGYYKYSRISPYYEQGVWFDYMNRFITSYMQNRIRDYLNKSAYLRSSLLRLNAYMKKKNALLDNIKKQQEDLQTQRETLKKLMDEADSKKQQYLAQIQKLTQEKENLRNLLKKIIEEEKRRQAEQRKRKAQKAQKINPKLVVKEFKALRGRVALPVSGRVVSTFGKKYDPLFKVYTRNDGIDIKSKKDSCVRSIAYGKVGFAGNLPGYGGVVIINHLNGYYTVYGGIKSKVGVGSIVKSRQCIGKLEKNKLHFEIRRHSTPLNPLNFLDRRFLK